One window of Rhizobium leguminosarum genomic DNA carries:
- a CDS encoding histidine phosphatase family protein produces the protein MRLFLVRHGESLGNLNEQAYRQFGDHNVPLTEWGHRQAVEAGGAIAAYLKALPRADFGRLQIWYSPFLRTRQSKDALLTALPDSFVGEIREDYLLREQDFGLFTEIYDHAEQKQKFPEEFEKWARLRSNSGKFYARPPDGESRADVAQRVRLFLQTVMRDAENSSHNVVIVGHGVTNRAVEMNFLHRPVEWFERSDNPGNADITLIEGTRLQGYGSILLHQAADRQPGQEGELRDAYGADMTITPKPGG, from the coding sequence ATGCGTCTCTTCCTCGTTCGCCACGGCGAATCTCTCGGCAACCTCAACGAACAGGCCTATCGACAATTCGGCGATCACAACGTGCCGCTGACTGAGTGGGGCCATCGCCAGGCGGTCGAAGCCGGCGGCGCCATCGCCGCCTATCTGAAGGCATTGCCGCGCGCCGATTTCGGCAGATTGCAGATCTGGTACTCGCCATTCCTCAGGACACGGCAGAGCAAGGATGCGTTGCTCACAGCCCTGCCGGACAGCTTTGTCGGCGAGATCCGGGAGGATTACCTGCTGCGCGAGCAGGATTTCGGCCTCTTCACCGAAATCTATGACCACGCCGAGCAGAAGCAGAAATTTCCCGAAGAATTCGAAAAATGGGCGAGGCTGCGCAGCAACAGCGGCAAATTCTACGCCCGGCCGCCGGATGGCGAGAGCCGGGCGGATGTGGCCCAGCGGGTGCGCCTGTTCCTCCAGACCGTCATGCGCGACGCCGAAAACAGCAGCCACAACGTCGTCATCGTCGGCCATGGCGTCACCAACCGGGCGGTCGAAATGAATTTTCTGCACCGCCCCGTCGAATGGTTCGAACGCTCGGACAATCCCGGCAATGCCGATATCACGCTGATCGAGGGGACGCGCTTGCAAGGATACGGGTCGATCCTGCTGCACCAGGCCGCCGACCGGCAGCCGGGACAGGAAGGTGAGTTGCGCGATGCCTATGGCGCCGACATGACGATCACGCCCAAGCCCGGCGGGTAG
- a CDS encoding UDP-2,3-diacylglucosamine diphosphatase: MGHERQLVIDMMEPRHFRTLFISDVHLGSKAAKADFLLDFLRHHEADTIVLVGDIVDGWRLKRSWYWPQVCNDVVQKLLRKARKGTRVVYIPGNHDEFLRDFPGMHFGGIEVVDRMMHDGADGKKYLILHGDEFDVVVRNARLLAYLGDWAYDTAIRINILLAAVRRRLGMPYWSFSAWAKLQVKHAVNFIGEFERVVTEEARKSGADGVICGHIHHAIIQDMDGIRYINTGDWVESCTAVAEHYDGTFELITWRALASSVPALAAIELHDEGELAPQAA; this comes from the coding sequence ATGGGGCATGAGCGACAGCTCGTGATAGACATGATGGAACCCAGACATTTCCGCACGCTCTTCATTTCCGATGTCCATCTCGGCTCGAAGGCCGCGAAGGCTGATTTCCTCCTGGATTTCCTGCGCCACCATGAGGCCGATACGATTGTGCTCGTCGGCGACATCGTCGACGGCTGGCGCCTGAAGCGCAGCTGGTACTGGCCGCAGGTCTGCAACGACGTGGTCCAAAAGCTGCTGCGCAAGGCGCGCAAGGGCACGCGCGTGGTTTATATTCCCGGCAATCACGACGAATTCCTGCGCGACTTCCCGGGCATGCATTTCGGCGGCATCGAGGTCGTCGACCGCATGATGCATGACGGCGCCGACGGCAAGAAATACTTGATCCTGCACGGCGACGAATTCGACGTCGTCGTCCGCAACGCTCGTCTGCTCGCCTATCTCGGCGACTGGGCCTACGATACGGCAATCCGGATCAACATCCTGCTGGCGGCAGTGCGCCGCCGCCTCGGCATGCCTTACTGGTCGTTCTCGGCCTGGGCGAAGCTGCAGGTCAAACATGCCGTCAACTTCATCGGCGAGTTCGAGCGGGTCGTGACAGAGGAAGCCCGCAAAAGCGGCGCCGACGGCGTGATCTGCGGACACATCCATCATGCCATCATCCAGGACATGGACGGCATCCGCTATATCAACACGGGTGATTGGGTGGAAAGCTGCACCGCAGTTGCCGAGCACTACGACGGCACGTTCGAACTGATCACCTGGCGAGCGCTCGCCAGCAGTGTGCCGGCGCTTGCCGCCATTGAACTGCATGACGAAGGCGAACTGGCCCCGCAAGCGGCCTGA
- the dgcA gene encoding N-acetyl-D-Glu racemase DgcA: MPRTLDIQMNSFPIAGTFTISRGAKTEAEVITCTLAEDGAWGLGECVPYRRYGETMESVFAQIEAARPLVEAGISRRDLLSAMPPGAARNAVDCALWDLEAKQTGESVAARLGLADLKPLTTAYTISLGEPEVMAAQAREHAGRALLKVKVGTGDDESRIRAVRAAAPDAAIILDANEGWPEAVLERHLNIAAQAGVALVEQPLPAGRDALLAEIRRPLLVCADESVHHTGDLASLADRYDAINIKLDKTGGLTEALAMKAEAERLGFSIMIGCMVGTSLAMAPAVLLAQNADFVDLDGPLLLARDREPGLRYAASLVFPPESTLWG, translated from the coding sequence ATGCCGCGCACCCTCGATATCCAGATGAATTCATTTCCGATTGCCGGGACCTTCACCATCTCACGCGGCGCAAAGACCGAGGCCGAGGTGATTACCTGCACGCTCGCCGAAGACGGTGCGTGGGGGCTTGGCGAATGCGTGCCCTATCGCCGCTACGGTGAGACTATGGAGAGCGTTTTCGCCCAGATCGAGGCGGCACGTCCGCTGGTCGAGGCCGGAATCTCCCGCCGCGACCTCTTGTCCGCCATGCCGCCGGGCGCTGCCCGCAACGCCGTCGATTGCGCCCTCTGGGACCTGGAAGCGAAACAAACGGGTGAAAGCGTCGCGGCCCGTCTCGGCCTTGCCGATCTGAAGCCGCTCACCACCGCTTACACCATCTCGCTCGGTGAGCCGGAGGTGATGGCCGCCCAAGCGCGCGAACATGCAGGCCGCGCGCTGCTCAAGGTCAAGGTCGGAACCGGCGACGATGAAAGCCGTATCCGCGCCGTCCGCGCGGCCGCACCCGATGCCGCCATCATCCTTGACGCCAATGAAGGCTGGCCGGAAGCCGTGCTGGAACGACATCTCAACATAGCGGCGCAAGCGGGTGTGGCTCTCGTCGAGCAGCCGCTGCCGGCCGGCCGCGACGCTCTGCTTGCCGAAATCCGTCGCCCGCTTCTGGTCTGCGCCGACGAAAGTGTCCACCACACCGGCGATCTCGCAAGTCTTGCAGACCGCTATGACGCGATCAACATCAAGCTCGACAAGACGGGCGGCCTGACGGAGGCCCTGGCGATGAAGGCCGAGGCGGAACGGCTCGGTTTCAGCATCATGATCGGCTGCATGGTCGGCACCTCGCTCGCCATGGCGCCGGCCGTGCTTCTCGCCCAGAATGCCGATTTCGTCGATCTCGACGGCCCGCTGCTGCTTGCCCGCGATCGCGAACCCGGCCTGCGCTACGCCGCTTCCCTGGTCTTTCCGCCCGAAAGCACGCTCTGGGGCTGA
- a CDS encoding ABC transporter permease codes for MKDISILNAENRNVASLDVDDQSDGSGQHVRLRGSWRSAYVHFVLRDFEKLLHQKAGDLTVDLSDITDIDTAGIWLLCRLKKEEEAAGRTVRFEGTNQHIDEMLAMFSEEPAKPEPEQREKASLAARIFAPVGKMTYDVWDNFAAAMYILGSAVRGAQMKFGRGSGVSPASIVNQIDNMGVRAVPIILLMSFLIGAIIAQQGAFQLRYFGAEVFVVDLVGILQLREIGVLLTSIMIAGRSGSAITAEIGSMKMREEIDALKVMGLNPIGVLIFPRLVALTIALPLLTVLANFASLGGAAAVAWGYSGITFANFLSRLHEAVTLSTVLSGMIKAPFMALVIGIVAAVEGLKVGGSAESLGQHVTAAVVKAIFVVILMDGLFAMFYAAIDF; via the coding sequence TTGAAAGACATAAGTATCTTGAACGCCGAGAATCGCAATGTTGCCTCACTTGACGTGGACGACCAGTCCGATGGCTCGGGGCAGCATGTGCGTCTCAGAGGCAGCTGGCGTAGCGCCTATGTGCATTTCGTGCTGCGTGACTTCGAGAAGCTGCTGCACCAGAAGGCCGGCGACCTGACGGTCGATCTCTCCGACATTACCGATATCGATACCGCCGGGATCTGGCTGCTGTGCCGGCTGAAGAAGGAAGAGGAGGCGGCCGGACGGACGGTCCGCTTCGAAGGCACCAATCAGCATATCGACGAAATGCTGGCGATGTTCTCCGAGGAGCCGGCCAAACCGGAGCCGGAGCAGAGGGAGAAGGCCTCGCTTGCCGCGCGCATCTTCGCGCCGGTTGGCAAGATGACCTACGACGTCTGGGACAATTTCGCCGCCGCCATGTATATCCTCGGCTCGGCGGTGCGTGGTGCACAGATGAAGTTCGGTCGCGGCAGCGGCGTTTCTCCGGCCTCGATCGTCAACCAGATCGATAATATGGGCGTTCGCGCCGTTCCGATCATCCTTCTGATGTCGTTTCTGATCGGGGCGATCATTGCCCAGCAGGGCGCCTTCCAGCTGCGCTACTTCGGTGCGGAGGTCTTCGTCGTCGATCTCGTCGGCATCCTGCAATTGCGCGAAATCGGCGTGCTGCTGACCTCGATCATGATCGCCGGCCGTTCGGGCAGCGCGATCACCGCCGAGATCGGCTCGATGAAGATGCGCGAGGAGATCGACGCGCTGAAGGTGATGGGGCTCAACCCGATTGGCGTGCTGATCTTCCCGCGGCTGGTGGCGCTGACCATCGCGCTGCCGCTCTTGACGGTGCTGGCAAATTTCGCCTCGCTCGGTGGTGCGGCCGCCGTTGCCTGGGGTTATTCCGGCATCACCTTCGCCAACTTTCTGTCGCGCCTGCACGAGGCGGTGACGCTGTCGACGGTGCTCTCAGGCATGATCAAGGCGCCGTTCATGGCGCTGGTCATCGGCATCGTCGCCGCCGTCGAAGGGCTGAAGGTCGGCGGCAGCGCGGAATCGCTCGGCCAGCATGTGACGGCCGCGGTGGTGAAGGCGATTTTCGTCGTCATCCTGATGGACGGGCTTTTTGCGATGTTTTATGCAGCGATCGACTTCTAG
- a CDS encoding ABC transporter ATP-binding protein, with the protein MANRVDEKPIDTEDRNERDIVLSARDVTVAFGSKVVLDNLNLDIYRGEILGFVGASGTGKSVLMRTVLRLLPRRSGTIKILGQDFDELDEPQRNALDMRLGVLFQQGALFSSLTVKENIQVPMREYLDLPRSLMDELAHLKIRMVGLAADAADKYPSELSGGMIKRAALARALSLDPELVFLDEPTSGLDPIGAAEFDELIANLRDSLGLTVYMVTHDLDSLFSVCDRIAVLGKKQVMVEGTIDDMLAYDDPWVQAYFKGKRARSIVPQDNGARHGSGGK; encoded by the coding sequence ATGGCGAATCGCGTGGACGAGAAACCGATCGATACGGAAGACAGAAACGAGAGAGACATCGTGCTCTCGGCGCGCGACGTCACCGTCGCTTTCGGCTCCAAGGTGGTGCTCGACAATCTGAACCTCGACATTTATCGCGGCGAGATCCTCGGCTTCGTCGGCGCGTCGGGCACCGGCAAATCGGTGCTGATGCGCACGGTGCTGAGGCTCTTGCCGCGCCGCTCCGGCACGATCAAGATCCTCGGCCAGGATTTCGATGAACTCGACGAACCGCAGCGCAACGCGCTCGACATGCGGCTTGGCGTGCTGTTCCAGCAGGGGGCACTGTTTTCGTCGCTGACGGTCAAGGAAAACATCCAGGTGCCGATGCGCGAATATCTCGACCTGCCGCGCTCGCTGATGGACGAACTGGCGCATCTGAAGATCCGCATGGTCGGGCTCGCAGCCGATGCCGCCGACAAATACCCGTCCGAACTGTCAGGTGGCATGATCAAACGCGCCGCCCTTGCCCGTGCACTCTCGCTCGATCCGGAACTCGTCTTCCTGGATGAACCGACCTCGGGTCTCGACCCGATCGGAGCCGCCGAATTCGATGAACTGATCGCCAACCTGCGCGATAGTCTGGGACTGACCGTCTATATGGTGACGCATGACCTCGACAGCCTGTTTTCGGTCTGCGACCGTATTGCCGTGCTCGGAAAGAAACAGGTAATGGTGGAAGGCACGATCGACGACATGCTGGCCTACGACGATCCGTGGGTGCAGGCCTATTTCAAGGGTAAGCGGGCGCGCTCGATAGTGCCGCAGGATAATGGCGCGCGGCACGGCAGCGGCGGGAAGTGA
- a CDS encoding MCE family protein produces the protein METKANYTIVGFFTVLVIAAAFGFVYWMAEYGRGGPMTELIVRIPGSANGLSVGSPVRFNGIQIGSVQTLSIDADDPQYSLAFTQVRTDAPIYPSTKAALEIQGLTGAAYIELSGGRKGEESILQHALDNGKRAVIVADQSSVTNLLATADKILDRANDAVGELQGFIEDSRAPLTQTFKNAETFSDALAKNSGNIDAFLQSVGELSNTVKAVSGRVDSTLQAVESLVKAVDAKKIDNIISNADKITANVADASSDLKGAIQKFDQTATTFNDFGKQAQATLDRVDTLVAQIDPAKLKGSVDDISQATKDARTAVASIRDVANTVSGRQKDIDQTIQDVSQLANKLNSASTRIDGILIKVDALLGTDNTQSLFTEARDTLDSFKKVADNLNARIGPIADNLQKFSSGGLRDVQTLVNDVRGTVNNLNDTITNFDRNPQRLIFGGDTVKQYDGRTRR, from the coding sequence ATGGAAACCAAAGCCAATTACACGATTGTCGGTTTTTTCACGGTGCTGGTGATCGCGGCGGCCTTCGGCTTCGTCTACTGGATGGCCGAATATGGCCGCGGTGGCCCGATGACCGAGCTGATCGTGCGTATTCCGGGTTCGGCCAACGGCCTCAGCGTCGGCTCGCCGGTGCGCTTCAACGGCATTCAGATCGGCTCGGTGCAGACACTGTCGATCGATGCCGACGATCCGCAATATTCGCTGGCTTTCACCCAGGTGCGCACCGATGCGCCGATCTACCCTTCCACCAAAGCCGCCCTTGAAATCCAGGGCCTGACCGGGGCCGCCTATATCGAACTTTCAGGCGGCCGCAAGGGCGAGGAAAGCATCCTCCAGCATGCGCTCGACAACGGCAAACGCGCCGTCATCGTCGCCGACCAGTCGAGCGTCACCAATCTTCTGGCGACCGCCGACAAGATCCTCGATCGCGCCAACGACGCGGTCGGCGAACTTCAGGGTTTCATCGAAGATTCACGCGCGCCCCTGACCCAGACGTTCAAGAATGCCGAGACGTTCTCGGATGCGCTTGCCAAGAATTCCGGCAATATCGACGCCTTCCTGCAGAGTGTGGGTGAGCTTTCCAATACGGTGAAGGCGGTCTCCGGCCGTGTCGATTCGACGCTTCAAGCCGTGGAATCGCTGGTCAAGGCGGTTGACGCGAAGAAGATCGACAACATCATTTCCAACGCCGACAAGATCACCGCCAATGTCGCCGATGCCTCTAGCGACCTTAAGGGTGCGATCCAGAAATTCGACCAGACGGCCACCACCTTCAACGATTTCGGCAAGCAGGCACAGGCGACGCTCGACCGTGTCGACACGCTTGTCGCCCAGATCGATCCGGCCAAGCTGAAGGGCTCGGTCGACGATATCTCGCAGGCGACCAAGGATGCGCGCACCGCGGTCGCGTCGATCCGCGATGTCGCCAACACGGTTTCAGGGCGTCAGAAAGATATCGACCAGACGATCCAGGACGTCTCGCAGCTTGCCAACAAGCTGAATTCGGCCTCGACCCGCATCGACGGTATCCTGATCAAAGTCGATGCCTTGCTCGGAACCGATAACACACAATCGCTGTTTACCGAGGCGCGCGATACGCTGGACTCCTTCAAGAAGGTCGCCGACAACCTGAATGCGCGCATCGGGCCCATTGCCGACAATCTGCAAAAATTCTCCAGCGGCGGCTTGCGTGACGTGCAGACGCTCGTCAACGACGTGCGCGGAACCGTCAACAATCTGAACGATACGATCACCAACTTCGACCGCAATCCGCAACGCCTGATCTTCGGCGGGGACACGGTGAAGCAATATGACGGCCGGACGCGGCGTTAA
- a CDS encoding ABC-type transport auxiliary lipoprotein family protein: MVASHLLSRRSWIRGTVIALPLTALILSGCGTAAKNDTYDLSAAVDGDGPAAKSRQILIASPTALSALGSEQIVIRVSSSEIQYLSRAQWGDKLPRMVQSKLVEAFENSGKLGGVGMPGQGLAIDYQVVTDIRSFEIDASNGNQAVVEISAKILNDRNGSVRAQKVFRAMAPAGGDNAGFVKGLDRAFSTVASEIVTWTLKSI, encoded by the coding sequence ATGGTCGCATCGCATCTGTTGTCGCGCCGTTCTTGGATCAGGGGAACGGTGATCGCGCTGCCGCTGACGGCGCTGATCCTTTCCGGGTGCGGCACTGCGGCCAAAAACGATACCTATGACCTGTCCGCCGCCGTCGACGGCGACGGACCGGCGGCCAAATCCCGCCAGATCCTGATCGCCTCGCCAACGGCGCTGAGTGCGCTCGGCAGCGAGCAGATCGTCATCCGCGTCTCGTCTTCGGAAATCCAGTATCTCTCGCGGGCGCAATGGGGCGACAAGCTGCCACGCATGGTGCAGTCGAAGCTGGTGGAAGCCTTCGAGAACTCCGGCAAGCTGGGGGGCGTCGGCATGCCGGGGCAGGGACTGGCGATCGATTATCAGGTCGTCACCGATATCCGCTCCTTCGAGATCGACGCTTCGAACGGCAACCAGGCGGTGGTCGAAATCTCCGCCAAGATCCTCAACGACCGCAACGGCTCGGTGCGCGCCCAGAAGGTGTTCCGTGCCATGGCGCCGGCCGGTGGCGATAATGCCGGCTTCGTCAAGGGCCTAGACCGCGCCTTCTCCACGGTTGCCTCCGAGATCGTCACCTGGACGCTCAAGTCCATCTGA
- a CDS encoding D-alanyl-D-alanine carboxypeptidase family protein, whose product MTKTTSRLLATALSSAFLISAFTFAQAGQASFVVDAQSGQVLEATNQDELNYPASLTKMMRLYLAFEALHDGRLAWDQKLTMSENAESKEPFKLAVGAGRKVTLREAVEGIVVLSANDAAVAIAEQLGGSEQAFAEVMTGKARQLGMKDTVFRNPSGLPDPAQVTTARDMATLGVSLMRDFPEEFKLFSMRGFQFRGMKLRGHNNLMYRYNGVDGIKTGYTDASGYNVVTSALKYGRRVVGVVMGEKTASIRDDKMASLLDSALPSSSTATASATSDTQPGATMTDTQPTK is encoded by the coding sequence ATGACCAAGACGACCTCGAGGCTCCTTGCCACCGCGCTTTCTTCCGCCTTCCTGATCAGCGCATTCACTTTCGCCCAGGCCGGCCAGGCAAGCTTCGTCGTGGATGCACAGTCCGGTCAGGTCCTCGAAGCCACCAATCAGGACGAGCTGAACTATCCGGCGTCGCTGACCAAGATGATGAGGCTCTATCTCGCTTTCGAGGCCCTGCATGACGGACGCCTCGCATGGGATCAGAAGCTCACCATGTCGGAAAATGCCGAGAGCAAGGAACCCTTCAAGCTTGCTGTCGGCGCCGGGCGCAAGGTGACGCTGCGCGAAGCGGTAGAAGGCATTGTCGTGCTGTCTGCCAATGACGCGGCTGTGGCGATCGCCGAGCAGCTTGGCGGCTCCGAACAGGCTTTCGCCGAGGTGATGACCGGCAAGGCCCGCCAGCTGGGCATGAAGGACACCGTCTTCAGGAATCCTTCGGGCCTTCCGGACCCTGCTCAGGTCACCACGGCGCGTGACATGGCCACACTCGGCGTTTCCCTGATGCGGGACTTCCCCGAGGAGTTCAAGCTCTTCTCGATGCGCGGTTTCCAGTTCCGCGGCATGAAGCTCCGCGGCCACAACAACCTGATGTATCGCTATAATGGCGTCGACGGCATCAAGACCGGCTACACCGATGCATCGGGCTACAATGTCGTGACATCGGCGCTGAAGTACGGCCGCCGCGTGGTGGGCGTCGTCATGGGCGAAAAGACCGCGAGCATTCGTGACGACAAGATGGCGAGCCTGCTCGACAGCGCCCTGCCGTCGTCATCGACCGCCACCGCTTCCGCCACATCAGACACCCAGCCGGGAGCGACGATGACGGATACGCAACCGACGAAATAG
- a CDS encoding adenylate/guanylate cyclase domain-containing protein translates to MVKNSIHRRLVAILIADVVGYSRMMEADEALTFETLRERRTHVLDPVVRTYEGRIVKFMGDGVLVEFGSAINAVEAALKLQRKMTEANVGIPEPRQIVLRIGINIGDVIGEGSDIYGEGVNVAARLETLAEPGGICISEKVHNEVRGKISIMMKDLGLVQLKNIAAPVRTFGMETARALPSTLLSRSREFTTVAVLPLTNISGNAEQDYFADGITEDIITELSRFKNLSVVARNTTFSYRGQSVNVAEIGRQLGADFVLEGSVRLSGQRMRATVQLIDAQTGAHVFAEKFDREVVDIFAVQDQIVEAIIGRLFFNLQEVAGIVRGRTSTTSISAYTSWLRAGAAWRNGDEPGARKHMHEAVRLDPIYAPALASLGLLYAYWRFSEPSVATDAELEVQCQQFAARAIAVDKTDPFVLTSVAACFFWSGILTMPCATPTLLSPSVLMT, encoded by the coding sequence GTGGTCAAGAATTCAATACACCGCCGCCTCGTTGCTATCCTCATCGCGGATGTGGTTGGCTATTCTCGAATGATGGAAGCCGACGAAGCCCTAACATTCGAGACACTGAGGGAGCGGCGAACGCATGTGCTCGACCCGGTGGTGCGCACCTATGAAGGGCGCATTGTCAAATTTATGGGCGATGGGGTGCTGGTCGAATTCGGCAGCGCGATCAACGCCGTCGAAGCCGCCCTCAAGCTTCAGCGGAAAATGACCGAGGCGAATGTCGGCATTCCCGAACCCCGTCAGATCGTACTCCGGATCGGCATCAACATAGGCGATGTGATCGGTGAGGGTTCGGATATCTATGGCGAGGGGGTCAATGTCGCTGCGCGGCTGGAAACGCTGGCCGAGCCTGGCGGCATCTGCATATCCGAAAAGGTACACAATGAAGTTCGAGGCAAAATTTCCATCATGATGAAGGACCTGGGCCTCGTGCAGCTCAAGAACATCGCTGCGCCAGTCAGGACCTTTGGGATGGAGACGGCTCGCGCCTTACCCTCCACTTTACTTTCTCGCAGCAGGGAATTTACCACCGTCGCCGTTCTACCCCTCACAAACATCTCGGGGAATGCGGAACAGGACTACTTCGCCGACGGCATCACCGAAGACATCATCACAGAGCTGAGCCGCTTCAAGAACCTTTCCGTAGTAGCCCGGAACACCACGTTCAGCTACAGGGGCCAATCGGTAAACGTGGCGGAGATTGGCAGACAGCTTGGCGCGGATTTCGTCCTCGAAGGCAGCGTTCGGCTATCTGGCCAGCGCATGCGCGCCACGGTGCAATTGATCGACGCTCAGACCGGCGCTCATGTCTTCGCGGAGAAATTCGATCGCGAGGTTGTGGACATTTTCGCGGTTCAGGATCAAATCGTCGAGGCGATTATCGGACGCCTGTTTTTCAACCTTCAAGAGGTCGCCGGCATCGTGCGCGGGCGGACTTCCACGACGAGTATCTCCGCCTACACTTCATGGCTTCGAGCGGGGGCGGCCTGGCGCAATGGCGACGAACCGGGGGCACGCAAACACATGCACGAGGCGGTCCGTCTCGATCCGATATACGCACCCGCTCTCGCTTCGCTAGGGTTACTCTACGCATATTGGCGGTTTAGCGAGCCGAGCGTCGCAACAGACGCCGAACTCGAGGTTCAGTGCCAGCAGTTCGCCGCGCGCGCAATCGCAGTCGACAAGACCGATCCCTTCGTCCTTACAAGCGTAGCTGCATGCTTTTTTTGGTCGGGAATATTGACGATGCCATGCGCTACTCCGACATTGCTATCGCCATCAGTCCTCATGACATAA
- a CDS encoding AAA family ATPase — protein sequence MLIIFGGLPGSGKTTLARALAKRLGAVHVRVDTIEQAIKASGVPSRDVGPAGYVVAYGVAEDNLTLGRMVIADSVNSLQITRDAWLAVSARSAVTAVEIEVICSDKIEHRRRVETRKTDVEGLVKPTWQETVDRVYDYWGQRPIVVDTAAKEVQEIVDALIARLGIDRPLSI from the coding sequence ATGCTGATTATCTTTGGCGGCTTGCCGGGGAGTGGAAAAACAACCCTTGCCCGCGCGCTCGCGAAACGGCTGGGAGCCGTGCATGTGAGGGTCGACACCATCGAGCAGGCGATCAAAGCGTCGGGTGTCCCTTCAAGAGACGTCGGCCCGGCAGGTTATGTCGTCGCCTATGGGGTTGCTGAGGATAATCTTACGCTCGGCCGTATGGTGATCGCAGACTCGGTCAATTCTCTTCAAATAACGCGCGACGCCTGGCTGGCGGTCTCGGCGCGATCTGCGGTGACCGCGGTCGAGATCGAGGTGATCTGTTCCGACAAGATCGAGCATCGCCGCCGGGTCGAGACGCGTAAAACCGACGTCGAAGGACTTGTCAAACCGACGTGGCAGGAAACCGTCGACCGAGTATATGACTACTGGGGGCAGAGGCCGATCGTTGTTGATACCGCTGCGAAGGAAGTGCAAGAGATCGTCGACGCGTTGATCGCCAGGCTGGGGATTGATCGTCCGCTTTCGATTTGA
- a CDS encoding cysteine hydrolase family protein has protein sequence MTQALLIIDVQNAILSGKASLERQPQIDAALDETVARLAALQEKARKAGAPIVLVQHDGDTGHRLAVGTAGWTLRKEIAPRQGEVVVRKKSADSFFETDLAERLNERSVTRLVIGGCMSQFCVDTTVRRAVSLGYEVTLIADGHTTGDTATLTFSEIVAHHNETLDGFDAGKATVDIRPAANIAFS, from the coding sequence ATGACCCAGGCCCTTCTGATCATCGACGTGCAGAATGCGATCCTCTCCGGAAAAGCTTCGCTGGAGAGGCAGCCTCAGATTGATGCCGCACTCGACGAGACCGTCGCGCGGCTGGCCGCACTGCAAGAAAAAGCCCGGAAGGCGGGCGCGCCGATCGTGCTCGTCCAGCATGACGGCGACACCGGTCATCGATTGGCCGTCGGCACGGCGGGATGGACGCTGCGCAAGGAGATCGCGCCGAGACAGGGCGAGGTGGTCGTGCGCAAGAAAAGCGCCGACTCCTTCTTCGAAACCGATCTTGCCGAACGCCTGAACGAACGGTCGGTCACCCGCCTCGTCATCGGCGGCTGCATGTCGCAATTCTGCGTCGACACGACAGTCAGGCGCGCCGTTTCCCTCGGATATGAGGTGACTTTGATTGCCGATGGCCATACCACCGGCGATACGGCGACCCTCACCTTCTCCGAGATCGTCGCCCACCACAATGAAACGCTCGACGGTTTCGACGCAGGCAAGGCGACGGTGGATATCCGCCCCGCCGCCAACATTGCCTTTTCATAA